Proteins encoded together in one Triticum dicoccoides isolate Atlit2015 ecotype Zavitan chromosome 7B, WEW_v2.0, whole genome shotgun sequence window:
- the LOC119341856 gene encoding probable RNA methyltransferase At5g51130, whose translation MVALAQPPSAVKGPKGEAERKQSDAQGRGGNGGGGGAGGGGGGRGKKRKNKEVFIYGNYRNYYGYRIDRNVGEDPRLEIFKKEWFAGKDCLDIGCNQGLVTIGLAMKFVCRSILGVDIDKGLIETANWNLRRISRTGNVAPESAKVHNSSDSTTHSCREEVVSEMPNGNISKHEQPDLFEIISFRSENFVQSTHRYTERYDTIMCLSVTKWIHLNWGDDGITTLFVKIWSLLRPGGIFIMEPQPWTSYRKNRLVSEVAKENFNDICIYPEKFREILLDKVGFRSAVVITNRLVGSVAGFDRPIEVYYK comes from the exons ATGGTCGCGCTCGCGCAGCCACCTTCCGCGGTCAAGGGACCCAAAGGAGAGGCGGAGAGGAAACAGAGCGACGCACAGGGAAGAGgaggaaacggcggcggcggcggtgcaggtGGCGGGGGTGGAGGTAGAGGGAAGAAGCGGAAGAACAAGGAGGTTTTCATCTACGGAAACTACAGGAACTACTACGGCTACCGA ATTGATCGTAACGTTGGTGAAGATCCCCGCCTTGAGATATTCAAGAAGGAGTGGTTTGCAGGCAAGGATTGTCTCGATATTGGATGCAACCAAGGTTTGGTCACAATCGGTCTAG CGATGAAGTTTGTGTGTCGAAGCATCCTTGGAGTTGACATCGATAAAG GTTTGATTGAAACTGCTAACTGGAATTTAAGAAGGATATCTCGAACAGGCAACGTGGCTCCGGAAAGTGCCAAGGTTCATAACTCATCAGACTCCACAACTCATAGCTGTCGAGAAGAAGTGGTATCTGAGATGCCAAATGGAAATATTTCTAAACACGAGCAACCTGATCTTTTTGAAATTATCTCTTTTCGGTCTGAAAATTTTGTCCAGAGCACACACAGATATACAGAACGGTATGACACCATCATGTG TTTGAGCGTGACAAAATGGATCCATCTGAACTGGGGTGATGATGGCATAACCACTCTGTTTGTGAAGATATGGAGTCTTCTAAGACCG GGAGGGATTTTTATCATGGAACCTCAACCTTGGACCTCGTATAGGAAAAACAGATTAGTGTCAGAG GTTGCCAAAGAAAACTTCAATGATATCTGTATATATCCTGAGAAATTCCGGGAGATACTTCTGGACAAG GTAGGATTCAGGTCAGCAGTGGTGATTACCAACAGATTGGTTGGTTCTGTCGCTGGTTTTGATCGCCCAATTGAAGTTTACTACAAATGA